CTTCCACTCCTGCTTGGCGCGCCGCATCTCCTCCTTCGCGGCCCGCCACGCCTCCTTGTCGCCGAACTCCCCGAACTCGCCCGAGCGGCCGCTGTGTTCCTTGCCGCCGTCCGCTGCCGGGGAACCCCGTCGGGCCTCGGAGGCCGCCGCCCGCATCTCGCGGCGCAGGTCGCCCGCCGCGCCCCGCACATCGGCACGGATCTCCGCGGCCAGCTCCGCGACCGACTCGCGGATCTCCAGCTCCAGGTCGGCCAACTCGCCGCTGCGGTCGGCCAGTTCCGCGCGGCCCGCGTCCGTGATCGCGTACACCTTGCGGCCGCCCTCGCTGGTGTGGGTGACCAGCCCCTCGGCCTCCAGCTTCGCCAGCCGCGGGTAGACGGTGCCGGCGGACGGCGCGTACAGCCCCTGGAAGCGCTCCTCCAGGAGACGGATCACCTCGTAGCCGTGGCGCGGGGCCTCGTCCAGCAGCTTCAGCAGATAGAGCCGCAGGCGGCCGTGGGCGAAGACGGGAGCCATCTCAGAGCACCTTCTTGTCGGTCGGGCCGTCGGTCGGGCCGCCGGTCGGGCCCGTGCTGTCGGTCGGGCCGTCGGTGTCTGCCGGTGGTGCGCCCTCCGGTTCCACGTCCCACGGCTCGTCCTCCGCCGGAGGCCTTCGCAGCAGGGCGATCGAACCGGAGACGGTCGTCGCCTTCAGCTTGCCGTTGCCCGCGCCCAGCCTGCCGGTGATCTGCTTGGCGCCCCACTGGCCCCTCACCCGGAGATCCTCGAAGGCGCTGGAGACCGTGCCGCTCGCGGTGTTGGCCTCCACCTGCGCGTCCGCCGGATGCGGCAGCCTGATGGCGATCTCGCCCGACACGTTCGACAGATGGACCTCTGTCGGGCGGGTCCCCGGGTTCAGGTCGACGATCATCGAGCCGCTCACCGAGTCGGCCCGGACGGAGGGGCCCGAGCCCTCGACGACGGTCAGGTCGCCGGAGACCGAGCTGAAACGCAGGTCGCCGGTGACGGCCTGGGCCTCCACGTTCCCCGAGACCGTGGTGGCGCGGACCGGGCCCGCGAGGCCGACCAGTGTCGTGTCGCCGGTCACGCCCTTCACGTCCGCCTGTCCGTCCAGTCCGGAGACCATGGCGGTGGCGCCGACGACGCCCACCTCCACGCGGGTGCTCGCCGGGACGGCCAGTGAGACCACCGCGCTGCGGCGCCAGCCCTTGCGGTCGAGCCACTTGAGGAAGCCCTTCCAGGGCAGGTCCTCGTAAGCGACGGTGAGGGTGCCGTCCTTCTGGGTCACGAGCAGCGGCGGGCCCTCTATCTCGGAGACTTCGAGACGGGCGGAACCTTCATCCGTGCCCACGACGTTCACCGTTCCGTTGACGATGCGCACATGCAGTGCCGTCACGGGGTCGTCGAAGGACAGCTTGCGTGGCTCGGCGACGGACCACTCGGACATGGTGCGGACCTCCTAGGCGGGGCCTGGACGCGTACGTATGACGCGCCATATCGCGTCTTCCAATAGACACGATATATCGCGGATACGGAAAGTCAAGACACCCTTTTCGGGGATCACCGATGGGTCAGGCCGATGGGTCAAAAGGGGTGAACCGGCCTACCGTGTGACCATGTCGACGTC
Above is a genomic segment from Streptomyces sp. R21 containing:
- a CDS encoding DUF4097 domain-containing protein, with amino-acid sequence MSEWSVAEPRKLSFDDPVTALHVRIVNGTVNVVGTDEGSARLEVSEIEGPPLLVTQKDGTLTVAYEDLPWKGFLKWLDRKGWRRSAVVSLAVPASTRVEVGVVGATAMVSGLDGQADVKGVTGDTTLVGLAGPVRATTVSGNVEAQAVTGDLRFSSVSGDLTVVEGSGPSVRADSVSGSMIVDLNPGTRPTEVHLSNVSGEIAIRLPHPADAQVEANTASGTVSSAFEDLRVRGQWGAKQITGRLGAGNGKLKATTVSGSIALLRRPPAEDEPWDVEPEGAPPADTDGPTDSTGPTGGPTDGPTDKKVL